The following coding sequences lie in one Niabella agricola genomic window:
- a CDS encoding dienelactone hydrolase family protein, translating into MHPIKKEDIRQEVFDLYDDYAHNRIDRRSFVQRLSTYAIGGLTVPALMSFLMPDYATTAQVKPEDGRVKTTYIHYDSPKGGGSIKALLAWPEGLKKKTGGVVVVHENRGLNPYIEDVARRVALAGFVALAPDALTPLGGYPGNDDAGRDLQAKRDKNEMLEDFIAAADYLKTQPNCNGKVGVVGFCFGGWIANMMAVRMPGLSAAVPFYGTQPAADDVPKIKAPLLLHYGALDTRVNEGWPAYEATLKNNHKKYTAYIYPNANHGFHNNTTPRYDKDAADLAWQRTIDFFKKHLL; encoded by the coding sequence ATGCATCCCATCAAAAAAGAAGATATCCGCCAGGAAGTATTTGACTTGTATGATGATTATGCGCATAACCGCATCGACCGCAGAAGCTTTGTGCAACGGCTTTCGACCTATGCCATCGGCGGGCTTACGGTGCCGGCACTCATGAGTTTTCTAATGCCGGACTATGCCACCACCGCACAGGTAAAGCCGGAGGATGGCCGGGTAAAAACGACATATATCCATTACGATTCGCCAAAGGGCGGCGGTTCGATCAAGGCGTTACTGGCATGGCCGGAGGGATTGAAAAAGAAGACCGGTGGTGTGGTTGTGGTACATGAAAACCGTGGACTAAATCCTTATATCGAGGATGTAGCGCGGAGGGTGGCTCTTGCAGGATTTGTTGCACTTGCCCCGGATGCATTAACGCCGCTTGGTGGTTACCCCGGCAATGATGATGCCGGGCGCGACCTCCAGGCTAAGCGCGACAAAAACGAGATGCTGGAAGATTTCATTGCGGCTGCGGATTATTTGAAAACCCAACCCAATTGCAATGGGAAAGTGGGTGTAGTGGGATTTTGTTTTGGCGGATGGATCGCCAATATGATGGCGGTGCGGATGCCGGGTTTATCGGCCGCCGTTCCCTTCTATGGTACACAGCCCGCGGCAGACGATGTTCCAAAGATAAAAGCCCCCCTGTTATTACATTACGGGGCGCTGGATACCCGTGTTAACGAGGGATGGCCCGCTTATGAAGCCACACTAAAAAACAATCATAAAAAGTATACGGCATACATTTATCCCAATGCCAATCATGGCTTTCATAACAACACTACCCCTCGTTATGATAAAGACGCTGCGGATCTGGCCTGGCAACGGACGATTGATTTTTTTAAGAAGCATTTGTTATAA
- a CDS encoding TonB-dependent receptor, with translation MKKVCILGSGLFIGTMTAAQSVTIQGSVKQQNKVVPYATLSIKGAGKTTADQNGQYRLVSEKTGPVQLEASAAGYLPQFIKIPMLAQDTLINIELAAGENSLEEVIVSATRRPQDIRNVVASVSVVNHATLQKEIALNPDPSTILANQVPGFGPTAQTGNNVGQNLRGRPMLVMIDGVSQSSPLRNAEVDLRSVDPGVLQQIEVIKGATAIYGNGAAGGLVNYTTLVPGTADRFAGKTQLNLNGSLVNLKNSVGGRISQQFYGKLNQFDYVISGMYEQTGEYKDADGDIVGPNYSLGETDSYNAFAKLGYTPVANQRLQLIYNLYSSLQNSNFTLVNGDIANGKKATGVLGKPAGIPTGVKYNHNLHLTYTIDSLFKNTSLTADAYYETRKDIFYVSVGRFDGGDGQSLATNDKKGARLFLHTPVVQGTTANTNLSYGFDFLNDKTAQPLVDGRTWVPTMNMNNLAPFVQADATLFRHLIAKAGFRYEKVNIAVDDYQTLRITNASGATITPSFAVTGGTLKYDARLFNAGLKYNQWAIFSPYVSFSQGFSVMDIGLALRDAKVNNINKINTDAVLVNNYEAGFDTRIRNLQLTISGYTSTSRLGIEVVYDPATDLFNTARNPEKIYGFEAAAQYTVSPQLQLGASYSYTEGKRDINDNGKYNDKEDKYLNGRRIAPPKITGMVSYTPLTDLNFTLYYTGIGSRNRFDKNDKGVYNGNEGAVKAYNLFNLLGSYAVRKNTRITLGVDNLFNEDYFPARAQWFMQPGFYSKGRGRSVNVGITIGY, from the coding sequence ATGAAGAAGGTTTGCATACTCGGCTCCGGCCTGTTCATTGGTACTATGACCGCTGCACAATCGGTTACCATACAGGGTTCCGTAAAACAACAAAACAAAGTGGTACCCTATGCCACCCTTTCCATAAAAGGTGCAGGTAAAACCACGGCCGATCAAAACGGGCAATACCGGCTGGTATCGGAAAAAACCGGACCGGTTCAGCTGGAGGCATCTGCTGCCGGTTATCTGCCGCAATTCATAAAAATACCAATGCTCGCGCAGGATACGCTGATCAACATTGAGCTCGCTGCGGGTGAAAACAGCCTGGAAGAAGTGATCGTTTCCGCTACACGCCGCCCGCAGGATATCCGGAATGTTGTAGCATCCGTAAGTGTAGTAAACCATGCCACGCTACAGAAAGAGATCGCGCTCAACCCCGATCCAAGCACGATCCTGGCCAACCAGGTACCGGGCTTTGGTCCTACCGCGCAAACCGGCAACAATGTAGGGCAGAACCTGCGCGGACGCCCCATGCTGGTAATGATTGATGGCGTCAGCCAGTCGTCTCCCCTGCGCAATGCAGAAGTAGATCTGCGATCGGTTGACCCCGGTGTGCTGCAACAGATAGAAGTGATTAAAGGTGCTACGGCCATTTATGGGAACGGTGCCGCAGGTGGACTGGTGAACTATACAACTCTGGTACCCGGTACTGCCGACCGCTTTGCCGGCAAAACCCAGCTCAATCTTAACGGATCCCTGGTGAACCTGAAGAACTCGGTTGGCGGACGCATCAGCCAGCAGTTCTACGGGAAACTGAATCAATTCGATTATGTGATCAGCGGCATGTATGAGCAAACAGGAGAATACAAGGACGCTGACGGCGACATTGTAGGGCCCAATTACAGCCTGGGCGAAACAGACAGCTATAATGCTTTTGCCAAGCTGGGCTATACGCCGGTCGCCAACCAGCGCCTGCAACTTATTTATAATTTATACAGCAGTTTGCAGAACAGCAATTTTACCCTGGTGAACGGAGATATTGCCAATGGCAAAAAAGCCACCGGCGTACTGGGCAAGCCTGCAGGCATCCCCACCGGTGTAAAGTACAATCACAACCTGCACCTGACGTACACCATCGACAGCCTGTTTAAAAATACGAGTCTTACGGCAGATGCCTATTATGAAACCCGCAAGGATATTTTTTATGTATCCGTAGGGCGTTTTGATGGCGGCGACGGCCAGTCGTTGGCCACTAATGATAAAAAAGGTGCCCGCCTGTTTTTGCATACACCGGTAGTACAAGGCACGACTGCTAATACCAATCTTTCTTATGGATTTGATTTCCTGAATGACAAAACGGCCCAACCCCTGGTTGACGGCCGCACCTGGGTACCCACCATGAACATGAACAACCTGGCGCCTTTCGTTCAGGCTGATGCCACCCTGTTTCGTCACCTTATTGCAAAAGCGGGCTTTCGCTATGAAAAGGTAAACATAGCGGTAGATGACTACCAGACCCTGCGCATCACCAATGCCAGCGGCGCTACCATAACTCCTTCTTTTGCAGTAACCGGCGGCACGTTAAAATACGATGCCCGGTTGTTTAATGCCGGTCTGAAGTATAATCAATGGGCCATCTTCAGTCCGTATGTGAGTTTCTCCCAGGGCTTTTCCGTAATGGACATCGGGCTGGCACTGCGCGATGCCAAAGTAAACAATATCAACAAGATCAATACCGACGCGGTATTGGTAAACAACTATGAAGCCGGTTTTGATACCCGCATCCGGAATCTTCAATTGACCATATCCGGTTATACCAGCACCTCCAGACTGGGCATCGAGGTGGTATATGATCCGGCCACGGATCTCTTTAACACGGCCCGCAACCCGGAAAAGATCTACGGATTTGAGGCCGCTGCGCAATACACGGTGTCGCCGCAACTGCAGCTGGGTGCTTCTTACAGCTATACAGAAGGCAAGCGCGATATCAACGATAATGGTAAATACAACGATAAGGAGGACAAGTACCTGAACGGACGCCGCATTGCGCCGCCCAAGATTACAGGTATGGTCAGCTATACCCCCCTTACCGACCTCAACTTTACCCTGTATTATACCGGAATTGGCTCCCGTAACCGTTTTGACAAAAATGATAAGGGGGTATACAACGGTAACGAAGGAGCGGTAAAAGCGTACAACCTCTTCAACCTGCTGGGCAGCTATGCAGTGCGTAAAAACACCCGTATCACGCTGGGTGTAGACAACCTGTTTAACGAAGATTATTTCCCTGCCCGTGCGCAGTGGTTCATGCAGCCCGGGTTTTACTCCAAAGGCCGGGGCCGTTCGGTGAATGTAGGGATAACCATCGGTTATTAG
- a CDS encoding glycoside hydrolase family 43 protein — protein sequence MTHSGNPIIRHLFTADPTALVFKDRVYLYTGHDEAPAGTEAYVMNDWRCFSSADLLHWKEHAHVLKATDFKWASGGAYATSIIRHNDHFYWYVAVNHKTIEGSAIGVAVSDAPDGKFHDALNGALITRDMLPPTDNEKINLDPSVIIDDDGTGYIFWGNKICHYAKLRNDLLGLSSEIQQLDLPGFEEGAHIHKKNGWYYLSYGYGMPEKVAYAMSRSIHGPWQFKGILNELAGNCATNRPCIVDFKGRSYFFYHNGGLKNGGSHRRSVCADDLFYNEDGTMRRIIMTSEGVIV from the coding sequence ATGACACATTCCGGAAATCCCATTATCAGGCATCTGTTTACTGCAGACCCTACCGCGCTTGTCTTTAAAGACAGGGTCTATTTGTACACCGGCCATGACGAGGCGCCGGCTGGTACCGAAGCCTATGTAATGAACGACTGGCGCTGCTTCTCCTCCGCCGATCTGCTGCATTGGAAAGAACATGCCCATGTTTTAAAAGCAACGGACTTTAAATGGGCTTCCGGGGGAGCCTATGCCACCAGCATCATCCGGCACAACGACCACTTTTACTGGTATGTTGCGGTGAATCACAAAACCATAGAGGGCTCGGCCATTGGTGTGGCGGTATCCGATGCACCTGATGGAAAATTTCACGATGCGCTCAATGGCGCCCTCATTACCCGTGATATGTTGCCGCCTACGGATAATGAAAAGATCAATCTGGATCCATCTGTTATCATTGACGACGATGGAACGGGCTATATTTTCTGGGGAAACAAGATCTGCCATTATGCAAAACTCAGAAACGATCTTTTAGGACTCAGCAGCGAAATACAACAACTGGACCTCCCGGGATTTGAAGAAGGTGCTCATATCCACAAAAAGAACGGCTGGTATTATTTATCCTATGGCTACGGAATGCCAGAAAAAGTAGCTTATGCCATGAGCCGCAGCATTCACGGCCCGTGGCAGTTTAAAGGCATCCTGAACGAACTGGCCGGCAACTGCGCTACCAACCGGCCCTGTATTGTAGACTTTAAGGGCAGGTCTTATTTCTTTTACCATAATGGCGGGTTGAAAAACGGAGGCAGCCACCGCAGGTCTGTTTGTGCAGATGACCTCTTTTACAACGAAGATGGCACCATGCGGAGAATCATAATGACATCGGAAGGGGTAATCGTCTGA
- a CDS encoding contact-dependent growth inhibition system immunity protein: MQAIQDNWRHKTIYELEQRDFGTPGDAPTGLVKRCIELTRVPLGQFSIEDLCLMIGQGFSLQYLIPLAIEHLEANLFIEARYFPGDLLTKILSAGRDFWLNNRGLWITINELVKGRRPEIEERNIPTGMFDSVW; encoded by the coding sequence ATGCAGGCAATACAGGATAACTGGCGTCATAAAACGATCTACGAGTTGGAACAGCGTGATTTTGGTACCCCCGGGGATGCACCTACGGGTTTGGTGAAACGCTGTATTGAATTAACCCGGGTGCCGCTCGGTCAATTTTCCATAGAAGATCTGTGCCTGATGATCGGGCAGGGATTCTCGCTGCAATATCTTATTCCCCTGGCAATAGAGCACCTGGAAGCCAATCTTTTTATTGAAGCGCGGTATTTTCCCGGGGACCTGCTTACAAAGATACTTTCAGCCGGCAGGGATTTTTGGTTAAATAACCGGGGGCTTTGGATAACGATAAATGAGCTGGTTAAGGGGCGAAGGCCTGAAATAGAGGAACGGAACATCCCAACGGGGATGTTTGATTCGGTTTGGTAG
- a CDS encoding pyridoxal phosphate-dependent aminotransferase, which translates to MMQTNRRTWLQQIGIVTAGFSVAPFKALALPSVKHPTVTTTADQAIRLSSNENPYGPSPLAREAMARSIGSSNRYNWNTAEQLMAALAQKNQVTEDNILIAAGSTVILDLVVQSFAAQGGNFIVPHPSYTNWTKRAEQLGLEKRSIPLTPAKQLPLDAMLAAMNSATRMIYVCNPNNPTGTLCEHNALLSFIKTAAKKATVIVDEAYIDFTDQPSVSHLVAENKNLIVVRTFSKIYGLAGARTGYAIAHKDTISRISALQTWANGDVSVVSRAAALASLSDTGFVKQCYAQNIAVRKYTIEQLTRLGITCIPSHTNFIYFSLAGYKKDFFGVLKNNNIQGTFIYEADGQWTRITVGTLDEMQRFISVIQ; encoded by the coding sequence ATGATGCAGACAAACAGGCGAACCTGGCTTCAGCAAATCGGTATTGTAACGGCAGGCTTTAGCGTGGCACCGTTTAAAGCTCTGGCGTTGCCGTCAGTGAAGCATCCAACAGTGACCACTACAGCCGATCAAGCCATCCGCCTCAGCTCCAATGAAAATCCTTACGGACCGTCTCCCTTGGCCCGGGAGGCCATGGCCCGGAGTATCGGCAGCAGTAACCGGTACAACTGGAATACTGCAGAACAATTAATGGCAGCGCTGGCCCAAAAGAACCAGGTAACGGAAGATAATATCTTAATTGCTGCGGGTTCTACGGTGATTCTGGACCTGGTGGTGCAATCTTTCGCCGCTCAGGGCGGAAATTTTATTGTGCCCCATCCGTCCTATACCAATTGGACGAAACGGGCAGAACAACTGGGTCTTGAAAAAAGATCAATACCCTTAACGCCGGCCAAGCAGCTCCCGCTGGATGCTATGCTGGCTGCCATGAATTCCGCAACAAGGATGATTTATGTGTGCAATCCCAACAACCCTACCGGAACCCTTTGTGAACATAATGCGCTTCTTAGCTTTATTAAGACTGCTGCAAAAAAAGCAACCGTGATAGTGGATGAGGCCTATATCGATTTTACGGATCAGCCTTCTGTAAGCCATCTGGTTGCAGAAAACAAAAACCTGATCGTTGTAAGAACATTTTCCAAGATATACGGCCTGGCAGGCGCAAGAACCGGCTACGCCATTGCCCACAAAGATACCATTAGCCGGATTTCCGCTTTACAAACCTGGGCAAACGGTGATGTAAGCGTTGTTTCAAGAGCCGCAGCCCTGGCATCCTTATCGGACACCGGTTTTGTAAAACAATGCTACGCCCAAAATATAGCCGTGCGCAAGTATACCATAGAACAGTTGACCCGGCTGGGCATCACCTGCATTCCTTCTCATACCAATTTTATTTATTTTTCACTGGCCGGTTATAAAAAGGATTTTTTTGGTGTGCTTAAAAATAATAACATACAAGGCACTTTTATCTATGAAGCGGATGGACAATGGACCCGGATAACAGTGGGCACGTTAGATGAAATGCAGCGCTTTATCAGCGTTATTCAATAA
- a CDS encoding IS3 family transposase, with protein sequence MPKNISTLCSLLGYSRQALYQGGRQQQQQAYKEALIIQQVQMIRLTQKRLGGRKLLGLLGNFFKEHKISIGRDAFFNLLCRNGLLVRRRKRSKPITTDSVHHFRKYKNIVKGFTPMAANQLWVSDITYIPLAEGFGYLSLITDAYSRKIVGFDLHPTLGATGSVKALKMALLSLPAHHNIIHHSDRGIQYCSNEYVRVLNKNNITISMTENGDPLENAIAERINGILKQEFLEAQYSDFQAAQTAITRAINIYNYQRPHSSVDYLTPVAAHQQTGRLTRRWKNYYNKKEVAMAEP encoded by the coding sequence ATGCCGAAGAACATTTCTACCCTTTGTTCATTGCTTGGTTATAGTCGGCAAGCTCTTTATCAGGGCGGGCGCCAACAACAGCAGCAAGCATATAAGGAAGCACTAATAATACAACAGGTACAAATGATCCGCCTGACGCAAAAGCGTCTGGGAGGCAGGAAACTACTGGGCCTGCTGGGCAATTTTTTTAAGGAGCACAAGATCTCTATAGGCCGGGATGCTTTCTTTAACCTGCTTTGCCGCAATGGCTTGCTGGTGCGCAGACGTAAGCGTTCAAAACCAATCACTACAGACAGTGTTCATCATTTTAGAAAATATAAAAACATTGTAAAAGGATTTACTCCCATGGCAGCCAACCAACTATGGGTAAGCGATATTACTTATATTCCGCTTGCTGAAGGTTTTGGCTACCTGAGTCTGATCACCGATGCTTATAGTCGCAAAATTGTTGGGTTTGATCTGCATCCGACACTGGGTGCCACGGGTAGTGTAAAAGCCTTGAAAATGGCCTTGCTGTCATTACCCGCTCATCACAACATAATCCACCATAGTGACAGGGGGATCCAGTACTGCAGTAATGAATATGTCCGTGTTTTAAATAAAAATAATATCACCATCAGTATGACCGAAAACGGGGATCCGCTGGAAAATGCAATTGCGGAGCGGATTAATGGTATCTTAAAACAAGAATTCCTGGAAGCACAATATTCTGATTTCCAGGCGGCGCAAACCGCGATAACCCGAGCCATAAACATTTATAACTACCAGCGGCCGCACAGCAGTGTAGATTATTTAACCCCGGTTGCCGCACACCAACAAACAGGCAGGCTCACCCGGCGATGGAAAAATTATTACAACAAAAAGGAGGTAGCAATGGCAGAACCCTAA
- a CDS encoding transposase, whose protein sequence is MIKVNKETKEAIVAEYLSGGTSFRKLASKYGITSRRVYYWVKCHQDNQKEQKQLEIEAVEPLPTEVKQLQAELRRAKLHNELLEEMLRLSENLTGVELRKKFGTRQL, encoded by the coding sequence ATGATAAAAGTTAATAAGGAAACAAAAGAGGCAATAGTAGCGGAGTATTTATCAGGCGGCACGAGTTTTCGTAAACTGGCGTCTAAGTATGGGATAACTTCTCGCAGAGTTTATTATTGGGTAAAATGCCATCAGGACAATCAGAAAGAGCAGAAGCAATTGGAAATTGAAGCGGTAGAACCATTGCCCACTGAGGTAAAGCAACTTCAGGCTGAACTGCGCAGGGCAAAGCTGCACAATGAGCTATTGGAGGAAATGTTGCGTTTATCGGAGAACCTTACAGGCGTTGAGCTCAGAAAAAAGTTTGGCACCAGGCAGTTATAA